TACCTAGGTGACTAGCAAAAGCATCATCCAAAGCAGGCGCTTGATTCCTTTGCTCATTAGATGCTATACCACTGCCAGGGTGAGGGACTGGCGGTCTCATGCCAGTCGGTGGAGTGACTGGCCGCGCACCCATCACTGGTTGCTGAACATAACCTTGAAATAGAGAATTTTCAATAAAGTGAAGTATCAGAGAAAGGGAGACGATGACTAAAATGCATGAATTATGAGCAATACCTTGACCAGATCCCCATCCAGCATTTGCATAACCACGACTAGGTGCACCCGAGAGAGATAAGAGTGTTTCATCATACATGATGCTGCTAGGAAGTGCTGGTGGGAGAGGACGGCCTTCTTTATACCGCTCCATCAAATACAACGAAATGCAGAACTCCCTCAGAGAAAGCATAGTATCATTGTCCTGATCAGACAGTTCCCACACATGCTTCAATACCTCTGGAACCGAGCAAAACGAAAAATGTTAGCATAAACAACTTATAGCATAATCATTTGTACTGAAAGATCGAAGATCCTTACCCCTGGGTAGCCTCCAGCTTAAGAACAGATTCCTCGCCTGCTCACCAGTGATTCTCCCATCCCTGTCACTATCAACTTCAATAAACACCTTTGTGTATTTCTGCACATCGGAGGGTTTCATTTTTGGCCAAGGAGGCTGATTATTTCCAGCAGGAGTTGGATGGCCGGGTCCAACTGCACTTCCATGTGGCAAACCGGAGGATGGACCCTGTGAGCTTGCTGTTGGCCTTGGCTGCTGAGGTTGATTCCCTGCTGGCAGCATTGAGGAAGAACTCTGTAGAGAGTCAAGAGCATTAGGCTTCGGTGGAGGTTGGGTTCCAGCCGAAGCAGGAACGATGGCTGAACTGATTGAAGAGTTACTCAGAGTGGGTTGTGGTCTTTCCTGGAAGGAAGAAAACATGTCACCTCCGTTTCCAGATATAACTAGCGCTTTTGGATCTATTTGTGACTCCGGTTTTAAACCAGGAGAAGGTGCTGCTAAGCTGCCCCCTCCAAAGCCTGACGAGTATCCGCTGGTGTTTCCAGCATacaaattattaagattaaatgCTGAACCACCAGGACCAGGTGCACTAGTGGGCACAACAGCCTCAGGAGGACGAGTAACACTACCAACAGGACCTGGCTGAAATTGACCTGGTAAGGCACTTGGTCTATATTCTGAACCACCAGGATCAGGTGCACCAGTGGGAATGGTCTGAGAAGGACGAGTGGCACTACCAACAGGAACTGGTTGAAATTGACCTGGTAAGGCATTTGGTCTAAGTGAAGTCAGCCCAGATGCTCCTTGATTAGGTCTCACTTGCTGGTTCTGCTGAGGTGGAAAATAATTCTGGTTGACATTCGCATTTGGAGCACCTGGTCCTCTGAACCCAGCATTCTGATACCCAGCTGAGGAAACCGGACGAGCTGTGGTAGCAGGAGGATTAGGTTGGGGTGCAGGAATAGCTGAAAGGTTAATTCTGGGCGCTGGTATTTTGGCTGCGGCAGGAGTATTGAGTGCTGCGTTAACAATCTCAGGTGTCAGGTCTCTCTTGCTCTGTGCCACTGTTACAAGCCTCAGAGAGTTATAAAAGTCTTGCCGACCAAGGAAACCACTGCCTGATCGATCAGAAAGCGACCATATCTACAAACGCAGAAACACATCTGATAGTAGGCAAATTCTATATTCTGATAGAACTCCTCCAAGGAAATATTATATGCAAGAAAGTTTCTAGATTCAAATACACCGACAAAAGGAAGAAAGCTTATATATCCACCATGATAAGAATTGACAATAAACCTCCATTCCTGGATAATGGTCTTAAAATGCCATAGAAACACTCCAAGCAACGAGATTAAAGAAACACAGCCACAAACTTAGAAAAGCAATCATTTGGAAGATTCTTAGCAGTTTCTCTAAACAGAAAATGAATAGATGCCACTAAGTTTACTCCGTATTGGGAAAGAGAATTCAGCTGTCATGCGTCCAACATAGAATCTTAACAGCACACACTTGTAACTTCTGCACAACAGGTCCTAGCTTAAAGGCTGCTCCTATGAAAGCCAGGATCTTTGTAACTTCTTACTCAGTTCATAGGCTATTCAGAATCTAACAATAAAGTATGCAATTCAAATGGAAGTAACAAAATTAACGGCATTTCAAAAAACCCCAAATCAGATCAAGaagagctttttttttctttaacctGGAAGAGAACTGGCTTGGGCAAGCCAGATCCTTGAAAAAAGCCAACAGCTTCGGCTCCACTGATCCGACCATCTCCGTCCAAATCAGCTCTCTTGAAGTACGCCTCGAATTGATCCATGTTCGGATTCTGCCCTCCCATTTTCGAGGGATCACCCTATATATTTAAGATTCGAGCTTCCAAATCATCTCCACCAGAATTCTCCTTGCCCGATTTGAACAGatgcaacaaacaaaaaaggcaTAAATGGGCTTAAAAAGACCACTTAAGGTCCATTGTCGCAATGGAAAATTACAATTTGAGATTGGGTTGCAATCTTGTCTGTGTATCCAAATTTATCCTACGTTTCCTACAATATCTACTTTCGTCCTCATATCGAAGAGGCTTTCTAAATGTATTTCGATGAGACTACCAGTAAGTAAGCTTCCCATTGGCTCAATAAGTATAGAAGACCGAAGAATAAAATATCTAGCTCTAATTCACAAATGGAGAAAGACTCATCACCACTACCTTGCGGAACGGTTTTAGGAACCAGTCATGTTTGTCCAATGTGCCATTTTGAGTTGCCATGTGAAAACATGAACGTTGAGTTTAATGAAACTTCCAAATTAGCATTTAGTTAGAGATGCAGAAGCGGAAGAGATTATAAAGACCAGTAAGATGATAACATATTTCAGAATGATAAAAAAGCTAAATCGTTACATAGAGGTGCATATCTCCCATTCAAACATTCTACACACACTTTTTCCATTACCCGTAGAATCATAATCAGAGAGATAGTGGCAGCTTTTACTAAGTTGAAAACATcagtaaaaagaaagaaaataaaaaacatccGAGAGATCCTTGTTGTAGCGTCCTATATTGTGCTACCAGCTTCAACTTCTTTTAGTCATCGTCTTCCTCCTACATATCAAAACAGAAGTTTTTAGATGATGGTGATACAAATACAGCAACTAAATAGAGTTGTAATGATCTTTAAAGACTAACCTCATCACTACCATCATCGGCATCATCCTCATCATTCACCTCGG
The sequence above is drawn from the Brassica napus cultivar Da-Ae chromosome A8, Da-Ae, whole genome shotgun sequence genome and encodes:
- the LOC106415826 gene encoding actin cytoskeleton-regulatory complex protein pan1-like isoform X1, which translates into the protein MGGQNPNMDQFEAYFKRADLDGDGRISGAEAVGFFQGSGLPKPVLFQIWSLSDRSGSGFLGRQDFYNSLRLVTVAQSKRDLTPEIVNAALNTPAAAKIPAPRINLSAIPAPQPNPPATTARPVSSAGYQNAGFRGPGAPNANVNQNYFPPQQNQQVRPNQGASGLTSLRPNALPGQFQPVPVGSATRPSQTIPTGAPDPGGSEYRPSALPGQFQPGPVGSVTRPPEAVVPTSAPGPGGSAFNLNNLYAGNTSGYSSGFGGGSLAAPSPGLKPESQIDPKALVISGNGGDMFSSFQERPQPTLSNSSISSAIVPASAGTQPPPKPNALDSLQSSSSMLPAGNQPQQPRPTASSQGPSSGLPHGSAVGPGHPTPAGNNQPPWPKMKPSDVQKYTKVFIEVDSDRDGRITGEQARNLFLSWRLPREVLKHVWELSDQDNDTMLSLREFCISLYLMERYKEGRPLPPALPSSIMYDETLLSLSGAPSRGYANAGWGSGQGYVQQPVMGARPVTPPTGMRPPVPHPGSGIASNEQRNQAPALDDAFASHLGNGYSASTNPQETAVDGEKVDEKKNAYMDSREKLEYYRTKMQDIVLYKSRCDNILNEISERASADKREAETLAKKYEEKYKQVAELGSKLTIEEARFREIEGRKMELSQAIVNMEQGGSADGLLQVRADRIQSDLEELMKALAERCKKHGLEVKSKALVDLPAGWQPGIQEGAALWDEEWDKFEDEEQKSSGEKENGTVDDGSGPPPDSPTHLDENYGPFSETSDHHHESEDESGRSPRDSLVSRTATEVPSPDYAHEKSSEFFDDSNWASAFDTNDDVDSVWGLDASRSQDGDYFGENSGRADSPTSRSFAGQRKGPFGFDDSVPSTPLSRFGNSPPRFSDASARDNNFDSFSRFDSFNHSEAGVSSQPERLSRFDSINSSKDFGGAAFSRFDSINSSRDFGGGAEKLSRFDSINSSRDFGGPSLSRFDSMNSTKDHGYSFDDADPFGSTGPFKVSFDDKSPKKNSF
- the LOC106415826 gene encoding actin cytoskeleton-regulatory complex protein pan1-like isoform X2; the encoded protein is MGGQNPNMDQFEAYFKRADLDGDGRISGAEAVGFFQGSGLPKPVLFQIWSLSDRSGSGFLGRQDFYNSLRLVTVAQSKRDLTPEIVNAALNTPAAAKIPAPRINLSAIPAPQPNPPATTARPVSSAGYQNAGFRGPGAPNANVNQNYFPPQQNQQVRPNQGASGLTSLRPNALPGQFQPVPVGSATRPSQTIPTGAPDPGGSEYRPSALPGQFQPGPVGSVTRPPEAVVPTSAPGPGGSAFNLNNLYAGNTSGYSSGFGGGSLAAPSPGLKPESQIDPKALVISGNGGDMFSSFQERPQPTLSNSSISSAIVPASAGTQPPPKPNALDSLQSSSSMLPAGNQPQQPRPTASSQGPSSGLPHGSAVGPGHPTPAGNNQPPWPKMKPSDVQKYTKVFIEVDSDRDGRITGEQARNLFLSWRLPREVLKHVWELSDQDNDTMLSLREFCISLYLMERYKEGRPLPPALPSSIMYDETLLSLSGAPSRGYANAGWGSGQGYVQQPVMGARPVTPPTGMRPPVPHPGSGIASNEQRNQAPALDDAFASHLGNGYSASTNPQETAVDGEKVDEKKNAYMDSREKLEYYRTKMQDIVLYKSRCDNILNEISERASADKREAETLAKKYEEKYKQVAELGSKLTIEEARFREIEGRKMELSQAIVNMEQGGSADGLLQVRADRIQSDLEELMKALAERCKKHGLEVKSKALVDLPAGWQPGIQEGAALWDEEWDKFEDEGEKENGTVDDGSGPPPDSPTHLDENYGPFSETSDHHHESEDESGRSPRDSLVSRTATEVPSPDYAHEKSSEFFDDSNWASAFDTNDDVDSVWGLDASRSQDGDYFGENSGRADSPTSRSFAGQRKGPFGFDDSVPSTPLSRFGNSPPRFSDASARDNNFDSFSRFDSFNHSEAGVSSQPERLSRFDSINSSKDFGGAAFSRFDSINSSRDFGGGAEKLSRFDSINSSRDFGGPSLSRFDSMNSTKDHGYSFDDADPFGSTGPFKVSFDDKSPKKNSF